The genomic interval ataatgccaTTGGCAACAACATGAACGGACCtcgagattgtcatactgagtgaagcatgtcagacagagaaggagaagtatCCTATGACCTCCCTTATATATGGCGTCTAAAAAgaattgatacaaatgaacttacaaaacagaaacactcgcaggtttagagaatgaacttatggtgaCCAAGGGGGAAGAGTGGGGACAAGGAATAACTAAGAGAGTTTGGAACGGACATGTGCCGCCTGCTGTATTTAAAGTGGAAACCAGCACGGACCTCCTGTCCAGGATGTGGAGCTCTGCTCAGGGTCACGTGGCAGCCTGGGCGAGTTAGGGGGGAatgggtgcgtgtgtgtgtgcctgagtccctttgctgtccacggGAAACTATCGCACCGTTGCTAATCGGCAGTGTGcttgtgctaagttgcctcagttgcgaccccacggactgtagcccaccaggctcctctgtccatgggattctccaggcaagaatacaggagtgggtcgccatgccctcctccaggggatcttcctgacgcaggcatagaacccaggtctcttatgtcccttgcactggcaggtgggttctttacctctagtgccacctgtgaagaTATAAAGAGttctacaaaattaaaagtctgCTGTAGCTCTTTTGAATGTATCGGACCACTTTGATGGAACTCATATGGTTCCACCTGAGAGGTGAACCTCATGTTCTCTGAACTCATCTGGACTTGAActgttgtattttgtttttgttttcctggtattttaAGCAACATTCCCCTGAACTCTCCAACTTTTCTCACTAAATGAAGACAAAAAAGTTGGAGTCTGTGAttacagtggcaaagaattgtgACACCCCACCTGCTGCCCCCCCACAGGATACCAGTGACCAGGGAAGGGGGTTGGCCCTGCTGAAGAAGGCCGGActgagcctgggggaggggagatggtggggaagacccccttctcctcccaactgcTTCGGGAGAAAGGGGTCGAGGAGGGGAGGATTGCCAGTGAATGGTGCATGGGATGTACACAAAAGATTGGGTTCTGAATTGGAGGCTTGAAGAGCATGGTCTGCGTGCTTCCATGCCTGTGACCCCTGGTGAACATACCGGGTCAGAAGCCAGGGGTCTCACCAACCAGAGTCCTTTGTTCAGGTACAGGACCCGTCCGTTTTTAGACACCCATGAAGCCTGCAGGGGGCAGCCCCGACCCAacaccctcccccaaccccaaacaGCACCCTTACCTCTCCCTTATAAAGGCAGGTTCAGCCTAGGAGTCCCTTGGTgcccttgttcagttgctcagtcgtgtctgatttcttgtgaccctgtggactgcagcacgccaggcttccctgcccttcaccatctcgctgagcttgcttaaactcaagtccattgaattggtgatgccatccaaccatctcgtcctctattgtccctttcttctcctgccttcagtctttcccagcatcagggtctttctcaaagaattggttcttcccatcaagtggctaaactattggagtttcagcatcagtccttccagtgaacagtcagggttgatttcttttaggattgactggtttgatctccttgtagtccgagggactctcaagagtgttttaTTGACTAGGATACTGGGCTTTCACTCCCGTGGCCcccattcaatccctggtccgggaactgaGATCTTGCAAGCCTCGCAGtgtggccaaaggaaaaaaagaatagtcaAGTTCAGCCCAAAAGGAGGGAGAAATCAGAGCGGCAACTAAAGCTAGCAAGCTGAAGGAGACAGGCCACACCTGAGGAAGGGCCCTCAGGGCAAGGGGAGCCCCCGATACTCAGACACCTTCTGAGCATCAGGCCACACACGACCTGgggagcccctcccccacccccacactgcaGCCCCAGGTCTCTTTCTCTTTCCGTTCTCGAGGTGCCAGCATCTCCCTCGGTGCCTTCCAGGATCAGGCCCTTGCTGTTACCATGTCCGTGCCGGGAGACAGCATCTTACGGATTCCCAGCGTGTACAGGGTGCCAGTCTAGAGCAAGGATGATGATCCCCACCAGCCCTTCGCTGGAAGCCCAGCGGGTGTCCTTCAGTCCTCCCGACAAGATGGGTGATATTATCCCATTTCCCAGACCAGTTGAGTATCAGGAACTGTATGGTTCCCTGGGCTACCATCACAGGTGATCATAAACTGGGTGGAAATTTACTCTCTCACACATCTGGACGCTAGAGGCCAACAGAATCTCAGTGTTGGCAGGGTCATGCTCTTTCAAAGGCTATTTGGAAGTATCTGTCCCATGACTGTCTAATTAATTTCCCATGCGGCAGGAAGTCCTCGGCTTGCAGCTCCTCCACTCTCTGCCGCCTTTGTCGCCTCAGCTTCCCCCTGTGTGTCTGTCCTTTTTTGCAAGGACACAggggcttccccactggctcagtggtaaagaatctgcctgcagtgcaggagacgaaggagatgtgggttccatcgctgggtcgggaagatgccctggagaagggaatggctacccactccagtattgcctggagaatggcatggacagaggaacctggcgggatacagtccatgtggttgcaaagagttgggacatgactgaaacagctGAGCACAGTGGATGAAGGGCCCACTGTAGACCAGTGTGACCTGCACTTCactttttggagaaggcaaaagagaaaagggaagataaacccatttgaatgcagagttccatagaatagcaaggagaaaaaagaaaaccttcctcagtgatcaatgcaaagaaatagaggaaaacaacagaatgggaaagactagagatctcttcaagaaaattagagataccaagggaacgttgcatgcaaagatgggcacaatcaaggacagaaatggtatggacctaacagaagcagaagatattaagaagaggtggcagggatacatagaagaactatacaaaaaagatgtccacgacccagataatcatgatgaagtgatcactcacctagagtcagacatcctggaactagaagtcaagtgggccttaggaagcatcactaggaacaaagctagtggaggtgatggaattccagctgagctatttcaaatcctaaaagatgatgctgtgaaggtgctacactcaatatgtcagcatatttggaaaactcatcagtggccacaggactggaaaaggtcagttttcattccaatcccaaagaaagaaaatgccaaagaatgctcaaactactgcacaattgcactcatctcacatgctagtaaggtagtgctcaaaattctacaagccagacttcaacagtatgtgaattgtgaacttcaagctggatttagaaaaggcagaggaaccaatgatcaaattgccaacatccattgaatcatcaaaaaagcaggagagttccagaaaaatatctacttctgctttactagAAAGTAGAAAggctttgactatgccaaagcctttgactgtgtggaactcaggaaactgtggaaaagtcttcaagagatgtgaCTACCAGACcgactgacctgcctcttgagtaacctgtgtgcaggtcaggaagcaacagttaaaactggacatggaacaacagactggttccaaacaggaaaagaagtatgtcaatgctgtatattgtcacctggcttatttaacttgtatgcagagtacatcatgttaaatgccaggctggaggaagcacaagctggaatcaagattgccaggagaagtatcaataacctcatatatgcagatgacaccacccttatggcagaaatttaagaagaactaaagagcctctttatgaaagtgaaagaggagagtgaaaaagttggcttaaagttcagcattcaggaaactaagatcatggcatctggtcccatcacttcatggcatatagatggggaaacagtgacagactttgttttttggggctccagaatcactgcagatggtgactgcagccatgaaattaaaagacacttcctccttggaagaaaagttatgagcaacctagacagcatattaaaaagcagagacattactttgctaacacaggtgtgtctagtcaaagctatggtttttccagtagtcatgtatggatgtgacagttggactataaaagaaagctaagcactgcagaatagatgcttttgaactgtggagttggagaagagtcttgagagtcccttggactgcaaggagatcaaaccagtccatcctaaaggaaatgagtcctgaatattcattggaaggactgatgctgaagctgaaactccaatactctggccacctgatgcaaagaactgactcattggaaaagaccctgatgctgggaaagattgaaggctggaggagaagggggtgactgaggatgagatggttggatggcatcacggactcaatggacatgagtttgagtacactctaggagttggtaatggatagggaagcctggcgtgctgcagtccatggggtcacaaagagtcggacacaactgagcaactgaactgaactaacttttTATATCTGCAAAAGCTGTTTCCAAACCAGATCACATTCTGAAGTCCTGAGGGTTAGGACATCAACACATCTTCTGGGGAACACAATCCGACCCTCAATAGAAAGTGACTCACCCTAAATCACCCAGAGGAACAGACAGAATCCCAAGGCCTGAGTTCTGAATCATGGCCGGAGCAGCCTGTCATCTGAAGAGCCTGGCTTCCACCTCTCCTGAGATTTCAATATGTCAGCAGCCAGTTTGTGCCCGCTTCTGTGTCCAGCCGGCTATGTTTAGCCAGCAGAGCCAGCATAGTTCTGGGTCCCACCATCATGTCCCAGGACACTGCCCTCAAAGGTGGCTTGGTCAGCTCTGGGTTagtcaccgcccccccccccccagctgccCTTTTGTCCACCCCCTGGTGGGGCCAGAAGGTCAGGATGgtttggggtgaggggaggggcaaGCACATCCATGGcctggaggagcctgatgtgggAGGCGTAGAAGGTCCTAGCCCAGGGTGGCAAGTGTGTAGGTGTCTCCTCACCATTTCCAGATGCCCACTGTCCCCCTCCTGTCCTCCTTCAAATACAAGAGAGGGCCTGAAGCCAGCAGGGAGACTGTGGGGCTGGCCCAGGTCACCAGAGCCCACAAGGGCCTCCTGACCTGAGCCTGCTGGGGCTTTCCCAAGGTATCGACTGAAAGGTCCAAGGTTGTCTCCCTCCTTCTGAAGGTGGGAGGCTGGGGCTGAGACTTTGCTCCtacctgtggggggtggggggtgagggtggaGCTGCTGTGGCCTCAGAAGGCACCCAGGGCAGGAGGGTCAGCAGACAAGGCCGGCTCACCTCGCAGGCAGGAGCCTGGGGCCTGGAGGGGAGCCTGGGAAGCAGGGGCCGCAGACGTCACTAACAGCCCCTCCTCATCCCACACCCTGGACAGAgatcctgcccccagccccagaaaaaccaggaggaaaaagggaaggacagggaagcaggaggtgagggggagaccccagctctgccacctgctGGTTAGGAGATAACCGTGGAAAGTGCTGGTTCCCACCAACCCCCAACCCTGCCTTGCTCCGCTGACCCGCACTCCAAGGGAGACCCGCACTCCAGAGGAGAGGACAGACCGGGCAGAGTGAACGTGGGCCCGAGCGAAAGGGGGCCGCGGCCAGGCCCTGCCCCGCTGCAATGAAAGGCACCTGGTGGGGAAGAGTCCACAGGGGATGGGAACCTAGAGATCCTGGATGCTTCGGACAGATTGACGCTGATGTGCCGGTCCCTGGAGCCAGAACAGGCGCCAGACCTCATGTCTTCACCTGTTTAGCAAATACAGAGTGTGAGGCTCTGACCTAGGTGCTAGGACCATCAGGGACTGCGGTGGGTGGGCCAGAAGGAACACACCCGCCCATGACAAACGTGCACACGCAGGTTAGACCACTGCACCCTCAGACCCAGGGAGACGCTGAGGCTGTTTCAGTGTCCTCCTCCATCAGTGGGGGGAAGGCGGTCTGTGGGAGGGCTTCCCCCTATTTTAAAGGAGcagtttgctttgttttaataagGGAAACAGATCTGAGAGGTACAGGCTGTATTTCCTTCTCACCATCTGCCCCTCCTGCCCTGGAGGCAATGGGAGAGACGGACCTGGGCTCTCGCCACGAGGGGGCGCACCGGAGCTGCAGCCTCCTGGTCCTTCAACTGAAACTTTTCCAGACTCCAAAAAAGAGCTCACTCCCTGCCCCGCCCCATATCATGCCAAGGTTTTGTGGAGAACTCAGAAATTTTTGACTGCGCTTTTTGAGGCAAAACTGCCCACAGTTGCCCTCAGGTGATGGTCTGTGTGACCTCCGGGGTGAGTCTACACGCACTCCAGTTTATCCActttccttccctatctcccaggtCCCAGACCTACAGCACCAAGGAGATCAGTTTGCAGCTGAGCCAGAAAGATGGTCAGACCATCGAGTGGATTTTCATTGACGCCGGGGCCTTCACAGGTAATCTGCATCCAAGGCCCCTGCTGGACCTGGCTGTGGGCGCAGGGCCAGGCAGAGACCATGCCCCCTCCCATGTCACTCAAGATGAAAACTCCTGTAAACCATACGTCAGCATTTATATCACTCACTCGTGTcccactgtttgcgaccccatggactgtagtccagcaggctcttctgtccacggggattctccaggcaagaatcctggtgtgggttgtcctgctctcctccaggggatcttcccaacccggggatcgaacccaggtcgattctttaccatctgagccaccagggaagccaacagtAACAGTAAACCATAAAATGCATGTAATTTAAGGGCCCAGGAAAGTGATCTTACTCATTGATAATGACTCCATTTTGGCGGGAGGGCCATCGAGCATCCATCTGTGCACAGTGGTGCTCCTGTGGGTACAGGCTGGCTGCCCTGCAGCTGGGTCCTGTGGGCTGCCCGCCCCCACTCCCTGTGCCCACCCCAGCCTGCTTCCCACAGAAAACGGCGAGTGGGTGATCCGGCACTGGCCAGCCACGATGCTGCTGGACAAGGTGTCCCCAGCCGAGGAGGCAGGCCGCCAGAAGGTCGTCTTCTACCTGTTCATCCAGCGCAAGCGCCTCTTCTACGTCATCAACATCATCACGCCCTGTGTCCTCATCTCCTCCGTGGCCATCCTCATCTGCTTCCTTCCTGCCAAGGGTACCTAGTGCTGATGGGAGGGGGGCTGTGGCCCGGCCAGCGGcacagggagtggggagggcagaatggctgtgtgacctgggaccCGGGACACGGAATCcttgtggggagggggctgccccACGGTGCGGAGGTTGAGACTGGCTCTGAGGGCCTCTTGGTCATGGGCAGCGGGGGGCCAGAAGTGTACTGTTGCCATCAATGTGCTCCTGGCCCAGACCGTCTTCCTCTTCCTCGTGGCCAAGAAGGTGCCCGAGACCTCCCAGGCCGTGCCACTCATCAGCAAGTACGGCTGACTCTAATTCCTAAGcccacctccttccttcccttctcaggAACGCCATGCAGGCCTGTGTGGAGACCTGCAACCTCATTGCCCGCACCCAGCACCAGCAGACTCACTCTGACAGTGTAAGtcagcagggggtggggtggggtttgcACACTGGGTGAGGGACTTGGACCTGAGATGGGGCAGGATGAGTGGGGTGGCCATGGTAGGCCAATGGCATGGGAAAAGTGGGGTTGGGAGTGGCGCCATGGGCCCCTGGAAAATGCCAGGGTCAGACTTAATGTACGTCAGAAGCGGTCACGGAAATGAAGAGCAGAAGCCTGCTGGATGGCTAAGGATGCTCCAGAGATCCAGCCTTGGTGTCACCTCTGGTCATCTCTtaccctgcctcccaccctcagGGGAACCAGGAGTGTTCCGGTGGGCCGAGTGCTGGATCAAGTCTGCTTCCTGGCCATGCCCTCACCCTTTGTCTGTGGCACTGCTGGCATCTTCCTCACGGCCCACTACAACCGAGTGCCCGCCCTGCCATTTTCTGGGGACCCCCACTCCTGTCTGCCCTCCTCTGACTGAGCTGACGGATCACCGCTAGCCATGTGGAGTCTTATCAGCTGTGTTCTGATGCTGAGGTCATGAGTATGCTCTTCGGGAAACACCCTTGGGGGATATGTGAGAAAAGTGGGAGAAATAGAGACAGAGCTGGAACCCCAGAGTGGTCGGGGCTGGGATGTGGGCAGAGTGCACTAGTGGAATCAGCATGCACGAGGCACTGGCTTGCTTGTCCTGGCACTCTCCTGACTTCAGCGAAGTGTTGTCAACTCCCATCACTTCTGAAGCCCTTCCAACTCTGTTTATCCTGTCCCCTGCTAGACACGGCCCTAGTCCTCCAGGCCTGGGCCTCCCTTCCCTTTTACAAGTTCCCTGCAGCCTCTTGAAAGAGGGGAGTCGAGAGAAGTGAAGAGTGGCGGCCAATGCTCTTTCGAAAGAAGggaggcagcccactccagctgGCATCTGCCTGCCTTCTGGGGGCTGTAGGCACCAAATATTTTATGAGTTTTACTCTCTTTTTTCATTGTCAAGAGCTCCTCATAGCATCACGGATAAGCAAGAGTCACTATTCCTCTATGTTTAGGTTGGGCAAATTGGGGCCTAGAGTAAGAGGGGCTTGCCAGAACAATGATGAATAAATAAGGTTTGGAGTTCAGAATTCCCAACTCTGACCTAATCTTAGACATTCTAAGAAAGTTCTATGGCTTGTGAAATGACTcgtcttccttcttttctcaaaGGCCAGGGAATTTGCACTGGTCTGAAGGGATGGTTAAGAAAGAGCtagggtgggaaggagggagccTGAGAGGAGACCCTGACCAGCCTCCCTGGCCCATTAGAAAACAAGGTAGCTAGCTGGTCTTTGGGgcaggcggggtgggggcggtgtCGGTAAGGCCTTGCTTTTAGAGTATGGCTGGAGCCTGAGGCCTGAGTTCTACTGGTGACAAGACACAAGCACATTTTGTGCTTCCTGAACCTGTGTCTTCATCTGTGAATATGGGCACAAATATCAGTTCCTATCCACCTTCATCACAGGATCAAAGGTGccaatgaagattaaaaaaatgttacAGTGTCACATAAACACCTGACAATGGGACATTGTTGTGGGGGGAAGAGACCCCGGAAATAGCCAGGGTTGCTGGCTTTTGGGATCACTCATCAGCAGGTTCATTGCATTTACTCCAgagcgtgtgtgtgcgcgctgcACGCACTGCTGTGCATTTGGAGCAGCAGGTAATTACCTGGGGTGAGTCTCTCAACCTCTCTGACTGCCTCAGAAGGTGGAGAGGAGCTCTGTAGCTCCTGGCACAAGTAAGCAAAGATAAACAATCGCTACCATTTCTTGAGGGCTACTTTGTCTACAGCCTGACACCGATTATCTCAATCAATCCCCAAAGCAACGTGAAGATACGGGTACTACAGTataggatgctgctgctgctgctgctgctactgctgagtcgcttcagtcgtgtccgactctgtgcgaccccatagacggcagcccaccaggctcccccgtccctgggattctccaggcaagaacactggagtgggctgccatttccttctccaaggcatgaaagtgaaaagtgaaagtgaagtcgctcagtcgtgtccgactcttagcgaccccatggacggcagcccaccaggctcctccatccatgggattttccaggcaagagtactggagtggagtgccattgccctctccacaGCATAGGATGGTCAGTACCAAATAAAGAGCCTCAGGGAGGTTAGGAGAGAGTCCAGGATCGCGCAGTCCCACTGTGGGTGGAGTCGGGATTTCTACAAAGATCCTGCTCCCTTAACGATTCGGAGCGGCCCTTCTCGGAGCTCATCTCGGGAGGCGGACAGGACGCACTTGGCTAAGTCGAGCGGGCGGCAGGTAGGAACAAGGACCGGGACAGTAAAAGAGACCCGATCTCACGCCGCCCATCCGCCTAACCTGAACTCCTCCGCTCAGGAGGAAGGCGTCTTGGGATATCCGTCCCCTACCCAGGCAACGCGCCAACGTTCCGCTGTGCGCTGAGTAACCGGAAGTAGTCGGACCCAAGGAGGAGGGACCTGGCAGAGCGAAGCCATTCCGTGAGACAATGACTCTGTTAGCAGACAGAGGGTGAACAAGTTCGAGGCGTGAGAGGCGCATGGCCGCCCCCCGGGGCCCCTTCCCCGAAACTGTTCTCTGCGTCCACCCCCGCCCGGACTGCAGGCGGCGCAAACTGCGGCACGGGCCACGCTGTCTGACTCGGGCAGCGGACTGGGCGGCCAGCGGGGATGAAGGGGTCTCGGGGACCCCAGGGTCGAACGGACCCAGGGCGAAGTGCGGTGTCCGGGGGGGTCAGGAGGTGGCCGTGCGGCCCGGAAGGAGGTTTTCGGACGCCCTGCCCGGGCGCGGGTTACCCGCGGCGTGGAGTGCGGAGACCTCGGCGGTTTGGGTGTTTCCGCAGCTTGGCCTCCCTGCCACTGAATCCAGTTTTTCTTACACACCCCTCTGGCCTAGGCGGGTCATCTCTCCTCTGAGTCTCAGAATTCTCATTTGCGAAGCAGGCGTAACAGAGCCCATGTCATAGAGTTGCGAGGATGCAGTGAGGTAATGTGACTGCCGCGTTTAGCGCAGCGGCTGCTCTGTTATGGAATTATCATCGTCCTGAAtgttcttcctctcctttccccgTCTTCGAACACTCTCCCAGATTTCAGTTTCTTGCCCAACAGGTGAATCTTACCTGTTGTTTGAGTTCTAGTTCTAGCATCAAACAGTTTGCAGGTGCAGAGCGTAATATTTTTGCACATTTCCCTGCAGCGATTGTGTCTGGAGGTAGATTTTGTTCTTGGCTCTCTTCTAGTAGTCTAGCAGTAAATCTGTCTTCTTTTCCGAAGACCTAGATTTCCAGTCTCAGACCCCCCAGTTACCAGTTATTTGACAGCAGTTATCTACCCAGTCTCTGCGCCTCTGGTAACCCAAACCGTGTTAGTGATTAGTGTCCTGCTGCTGCATGGGGTGTGCTAAGGATCAAATCACATTCACCAATGCTTAAAGGTACTTTGTAAGTTGTTAAATAGTGAGATATACATGTGAAATGAAATTACTTTTAGTTTAGTGTTTGACCCACTGTTGCTGAGGGGAACTTGGAG from Dama dama isolate Ldn47 chromosome 20, ASM3311817v1, whole genome shotgun sequence carries:
- the LOC133041621 gene encoding acetylcholine receptor subunit gamma-like is translated as MLLDKVSPAEEAGRQKVVFYLFIQRKRLFYVINIITPCVLISSVAILICFLPAKGTPCRPVWRPATSLPAPSTSRLTLTVGTRSVPVGRVLDQVCFLAMPSPFVCGTAGIFLTAHYNRVPALPFSGDPHSCLPSSD